Genomic window (bacterium):
AGTCAGAACCCCACTTTAATCGTGAAAAAGTTATCCGCGGTCAGACGGCCCTTGTTCTGGTAGGCGTAGTTGAATTCCAGGCTGCGCCCGCCGAACTGCCGCTTGAATCCGCCGCCGAAACTGAACCCGCGCATGGTCGGGTCATCGCCCAGGTACTCGTAGCCGAACTCGTCCTTTGCATCGGTGTTCTCGTCGGTCTGGACTTTCCAGCCCATGCGCAGCGCGCCGGACAGGAACTGGTGGAACTTGTACGACAGCTCGGTCCCGGTGGCGTAGCTGATCGGGATGTTGCTGTTGCGCCAGAGTTCGCCCGCGGCCAGCCAGTTCACTTTTTCATCGCTGTACAGGCTGTAGGACAGGGCCAGCTTCACCGCGGTGGGCAGGCGGTAGGTGTGAGTACGCTTGTACACCTCGCGGTTGGCCCGGCTGGAGATGGCGTAGGCGTCGGAAGAGTAGTTCTCGTAGCCGGAGGGCAGAAGGTCGTCGCGGTCCTCGGGCCCCACCTCGTACAGAAGGTTCGGGCCGCGCATGGTGATGTTCGTGCCGAGGTTCTGGACAGCGAAGGCGAAACGTATCTCGCGGTCCATGAACTCGGTGTGGTACACCGCCCCTGCGTCGATGGCGAAAGCGTTGCCCGCCACGTTGTCGAACATGTCCTGGTGTACGTATTTCATGTTCAGGCCGCCGGCGAAGCGGTCGCTGAAATTGTAGGCCAGGGAGCCGCCCATCTGGAAATCGTAGGCGTCGAACATCCGGCCGGTGCCCTCGGGCACCGAAACGGTCGTGATCTCCATGTCCGGCACATCCAGGTAGCCGAAGAACCCGCCCACCACCACGCGTCCATCGGCCAGCGGCTTGGCCATGGCGCAATAGCTGTAGGTGATGTCCAGGGTGTAGTCCACCACGTTC
Coding sequences:
- a CDS encoding PorV/PorQ family protein is translated as GTIRKGILSAWTLLVLGVLPLLGQGVSNQDYSGLDKYLTQGRPKSSSFVGVRAAEFLTIPVDARGIGMGDAYAAVADDISAIWWNPAGLAFLNETQVMLNVVDYTLDITYSYCAMAKPLADGRVVVGGFFGYLDVPDMEITTVSVPEGTGRMFDAYDFQMGGSLAYNFSDRFAGGLNMKYVHQDMFDNVAGNAFAIDAGAVYHTEFMDREIRFAFAVQNLGTNITMRGPNLLYEVGPEDRDDLLPSGYENYSSDAYAISSRANREVYKRTHTYRLPTAVKLALSYSLYSDEKVNWLAAGELWRNSNIPISYATGTELSYKFHQFLSGALRMGWKVQTDENTDAKDEFGYEYLGDDPTMRGFSFGGGFKRQFGGRSLEFNYAYQNKGRLTADNFFTIKVGF